A section of the Methanococcus vannielii SB genome encodes:
- a CDS encoding Coenzyme F420 hydrogenase/dehydrogenase, beta subunit C-terminal domain, whose translation MKSYLDLKEEVWDKNTCSGCGACVSVCPTENIYFKQDSPVQFDCDECACVIKPVENGESPYSAEFCKVTLYDVKCGACYEVCPRTKERKILRTNNSPLGGILESAMAKSNLEAKNIQSGGVVTAILANAFDEGLIDGAIVMKEDKWTMKPESYLATSKEEVLKYAGSRYNWNVPILQALKDAVMVKKLNKIAIVGTPCVINSIYQMNLTSNDLVMPFKNAIRLKIGLFCFETFEYDKILKKLQENDVNPFDVRKMEIDKGKLIITLINGKTINFKLSELETLVRNGCNVCRDFTGISSDISVGNVGTPEGYSTVFIRNKWGKGFFDRALINGYISVEGEISLNLVKTLSDKKMERKEY comes from the coding sequence ATGAAATCATATTTAGACTTAAAAGAAGAAGTTTGGGATAAAAACACGTGTTCAGGATGTGGTGCATGTGTTTCAGTATGCCCTACTGAAAATATTTATTTTAAACAGGATAGTCCAGTCCAGTTTGATTGTGATGAATGTGCATGCGTTATTAAACCTGTTGAAAACGGCGAATCACCTTATTCCGCAGAATTTTGTAAAGTTACTCTTTACGATGTTAAATGCGGGGCTTGTTATGAAGTATGCCCTAGAACAAAGGAAAGAAAAATTTTAAGAACAAACAATTCTCCACTAGGGGGAATTTTAGAAAGTGCTATGGCTAAATCTAACTTAGAAGCTAAAAATATTCAAAGTGGGGGCGTTGTAACTGCAATTTTAGCGAATGCATTTGACGAAGGACTAATTGATGGTGCAATTGTCATGAAAGAAGATAAATGGACAATGAAGCCCGAATCATACTTGGCAACGTCAAAAGAAGAAGTTTTAAAGTATGCAGGGAGTAGATATAATTGGAACGTGCCGATACTTCAGGCGCTAAAAGATGCAGTAATGGTAAAAAAATTAAATAAAATTGCAATAGTTGGAACACCCTGTGTTATAAATTCGATATACCAGATGAATTTAACAAGTAATGACCTTGTAATGCCATTTAAAAATGCAATACGGTTAAAAATTGGCCTTTTCTGCTTTGAAACGTTTGAATATGATAAAATCTTGAAAAAATTACAGGAAAATGATGTAAATCCTTTTGATGTACGAAAGATGGAAATCGACAAAGGAAAACTCATTATAACATTAATTAATGGAAAAACTATCAATTTCAAGCTTTCAGAACTTGAAACACTTGTTAGAAATGGATGTAACGTCTGTAGGGATTTTACAGGAATTTCTTCAGATATATCTGTTGGAAACGTTGGAACGCCTGAAGGGTATTCAACAGTATTCATAAGGAATAAATGGGGCAAAGGTTTCTTTGATAGGGCTTTAATTAATGGATATATTTCAGTTGAAGGAGAAATTTCTTTAAATTTGGTAAAAACGCTTTCAGACAAAAAAATGGAAAGAAAAGAATATTAA
- a CDS encoding Tfx family DNA-binding protein, with amino-acid sequence MESFLTEIQIRVLNLRKKGHTQEEIAHVMGTSRANISMVEKRARENIEKAKNTLNIYNDIIAPSKIKVEKGTDVFNIPNVIFSKSDEEEIHVNYSSLQIMEFINQNAKRYIKNRMVVEPFIITILQNGEIYVHDFEEEKAKN; translated from the coding sequence ATGGAGTCATTTTTAACAGAAATACAGATAAGGGTTTTAAATCTGAGAAAAAAGGGACATACTCAGGAAGAAATTGCCCATGTGATGGGGACGAGTAGAGCAAACATTAGCATGGTCGAAAAAAGGGCTCGTGAAAATATTGAAAAGGCTAAAAATACCCTAAATATATATAATGATATTATTGCACCTTCAAAAATTAAAGTAGAAAAGGGTACCGATGTATTTAACATACCTAACGTTATATTTTCAAAATCAGACGAAGAAGAAATCCATGTAAATTATTCCTCCCTTCAGATAATGGAATTTATTAATCAAAATGCAAAAAGGTACATAAAAAACCGAATGGTAGTAGAACCTTTTATTATTACAATACTTCAAAATGGGGAAATTTACGTCCACGATTTTGAGGAAGAAAAGGCTAAAAATTGA
- a CDS encoding mRNA surveillance protein pelota, with protein MKIIQEIPEKNIIKVMPENLDDLWHLSHIVQAYNAVYSVTERRTEDKGDKLRADRGTKRRVFLGIKVEKVSFHEEVNRLRVSGKIIHAPEDIPIGSYHTLDIEPFTQISIQKNWKKWDLTRLKEAEESGKRPKVVVVILDDSEADIFTVRDFGVKELASIKSGVSKRIDSKQNEQAKYLYYNEIITTLSEFDGKILFAGPGFSKNNIQNYISEKHKDLASKIVIESTNHTGRLGLSEILKSGIIDRIYGEARLSKESQIIEKLLEEISKKRLASYGLNSVKNSINYSAVETLLITDEFLRRNRSTVEEMVNSVENSGGKFVVISTEHDSGRQLKALGGISALLRFPVE; from the coding sequence ATGAAGATAATTCAAGAAATACCTGAAAAAAATATTATAAAAGTTATGCCTGAAAATCTGGATGATTTATGGCATTTATCACATATTGTTCAAGCCTATAATGCTGTTTATTCAGTAACTGAAAGGAGAACTGAGGATAAGGGTGACAAATTAAGGGCGGATAGGGGAACTAAAAGAAGGGTTTTTCTAGGAATAAAGGTAGAAAAAGTTAGTTTTCATGAAGAAGTAAATCGGCTTAGAGTTAGTGGAAAAATAATTCATGCTCCAGAAGATATACCGATTGGTTCATACCATACGTTAGATATTGAACCATTTACTCAAATTTCAATCCAGAAAAATTGGAAAAAATGGGATCTTACAAGATTAAAAGAAGCTGAAGAGTCAGGGAAACGTCCAAAGGTAGTAGTTGTAATTTTAGATGATAGCGAAGCAGATATTTTTACAGTTCGTGATTTTGGAGTAAAGGAGCTTGCATCAATTAAATCTGGAGTTTCAAAGCGAATCGACTCTAAACAAAACGAACAAGCTAAATATCTTTATTACAACGAAATAATAACCACATTATCGGAATTTGATGGAAAAATACTATTTGCAGGACCTGGTTTTTCTAAAAATAATATTCAAAATTATATATCTGAAAAACATAAGGATTTAGCTTCAAAAATTGTTATTGAATCCACAAACCATACTGGAAGACTTGGGCTCTCTGAAATATTAAAATCAGGAATTATAGACCGGATATATGGTGAAGCTAGACTTAGTAAGGAATCTCAAATCATTGAAAAACTGCTTGAGGAAATTTCAAAAAAAAGGCTTGCTTCATACGGGTTAAACAGTGTTAAAAATTCTATTAATTATTCTGCAGTTGAAACTCTTTTAATAACTGATGAATTTTTAAGAAGGAATAGAAGTACTGTTGAAGAAATGGTAAATTCAGTTGAAAACAGTGGCGGGAAATTTGTTGTAATATCGACAGAGCACGATTCAGGAAGGCAATTAAAAGCACTCGGTGGAATTTCAGCACTACTGAGGTTTCCAGTAGAATAA
- a CDS encoding methyl-accepting chemotaxis protein, giving the protein MKIINKKLSNKLLFFSVISVLIPILILSFVANDTIENILDNNARSCVETSMNTLNQLINVRTVEIGSICEYSTTTPGIINGILNRDEKELLLRIQNFKDTTNTDFIGIVDSNGHIITSTAGKDVQLGNIVTNMRSQGVETSFEIISDNAASKMNKNYKVEGVAGALSLVIVKPVYSDGKYIGSIVAVEILNNNYNIVDDVKRLTGDDASITFEDKRISTTIIRDGRRTVSLAVSNGIWSQVYSNQPYFGTTDVLGVQYLTAYYPIYDSNKKPVGMIVVGSPQTNAILAKNEARNRMILVALIGTILAVLISLITSKKITKPVEELKHATEEFGKGNYEYKSDIKTGDELEVLSNSFNSMAENVKNLMKTMDMDKAELAKLLSEVTTVMNNVSKGDFTARANENSKNNELQVAINKAVSNVAVLIKDLREEVTLLNKQVVKLEEQSSGAEETSSQVADAANQVATAASDQSAKVQDISDMIEEVYEGTKNSYKNAEETVKATSEISENSENGVKKVENAIKRMQTITNVIDDLGRSIQMLGEDGKKINEVTGLIKDIAEQTGLLALNASIEAARAGEAGKGFAVVASEIKALAEEIKKSVENINQTINGVHKRIDETVKLGNKGKDEVDKGVVAIDDVNNALLKINESVSGAVIKINGIKDNAKSSEINTEKVLKSAQDIAALSEEFAATAEELTASTEELSSIIEEMKHVSEEVGSVSNNISEKSSRFNI; this is encoded by the coding sequence ATGAAAATAATAAACAAAAAACTAAGTAACAAATTACTGTTTTTTTCAGTAATTAGTGTTTTAATACCAATATTGATACTGAGTTTTGTTGCAAATGACACTATTGAAAACATTTTAGACAATAATGCTAGATCATGTGTAGAAACGAGTATGAATACATTAAATCAATTAATTAATGTTAGAACTGTAGAAATTGGAAGTATTTGTGAATATTCGACAACTACTCCTGGAATAATTAACGGAATACTAAATCGAGATGAAAAAGAACTACTTCTTAGAATTCAAAATTTTAAAGATACTACAAATACAGATTTTATTGGGATAGTTGATTCTAATGGACATATAATTACGTCAACAGCAGGAAAAGATGTTCAACTTGGAAATATTGTAACTAATATGAGAAGTCAAGGTGTTGAAACTTCTTTTGAAATAATTTCAGATAATGCTGCATCTAAAATGAATAAAAATTATAAAGTTGAAGGAGTAGCGGGTGCACTTTCATTAGTTATTGTAAAACCGGTTTATAGTGATGGGAAATATATTGGTTCAATTGTTGCAGTTGAAATCCTTAACAATAACTACAATATAGTAGACGACGTAAAAAGACTTACTGGTGATGATGCATCAATTACTTTTGAAGATAAACGGATAAGTACTACTATCATTCGAGATGGAAGAAGAACCGTTAGTTTGGCAGTTTCTAATGGTATTTGGAGCCAAGTTTATTCGAATCAACCTTATTTTGGGACTACTGATGTTTTAGGGGTTCAATATCTTACGGCATACTATCCAATTTATGATTCAAATAAAAAACCCGTTGGTATGATTGTTGTAGGTTCCCCTCAAACAAATGCAATTTTAGCAAAAAATGAAGCTAGAAACAGAATGATTTTAGTTGCATTAATTGGTACTATATTAGCTGTTTTAATATCTTTAATCACAAGTAAAAAAATAACAAAGCCAGTTGAAGAGTTAAAACATGCAACTGAAGAATTTGGTAAGGGAAATTATGAATATAAGTCAGATATTAAAACTGGCGATGAATTAGAAGTATTATCAAATTCTTTTAATTCAATGGCTGAAAATGTTAAAAATTTAATGAAAACAATGGATATGGATAAAGCAGAACTTGCAAAACTATTATCTGAAGTAACTACTGTAATGAACAACGTTTCAAAAGGAGACTTTACAGCAAGGGCAAATGAAAATTCTAAAAATAACGAGTTACAAGTAGCAATCAATAAAGCAGTTTCAAACGTTGCTGTTTTAATTAAGGATTTAAGAGAAGAAGTTACTTTATTAAATAAACAAGTTGTTAAATTAGAAGAACAGTCAAGTGGTGCAGAAGAAACTTCTAGTCAGGTTGCAGATGCTGCAAATCAAGTTGCAACCGCTGCAAGCGACCAATCTGCAAAAGTTCAAGATATTTCAGATATGATTGAAGAAGTATATGAAGGAACTAAAAATTCATACAAAAATGCAGAAGAAACCGTGAAAGCAACATCTGAAATTTCAGAAAACTCTGAAAACGGGGTTAAAAAGGTTGAAAATGCAATAAAAAGAATGCAGACAATTACAAACGTAATTGATGACCTTGGACGGTCAATTCAAATGCTTGGCGAAGATGGTAAAAAAATTAATGAAGTTACTGGACTAATTAAAGATATCGCTGAACAAACTGGCCTTTTAGCACTGAATGCTTCAATTGAAGCAGCAAGGGCAGGTGAAGCTGGAAAGGGTTTTGCAGTTGTTGCAAGTGAAATTAAGGCTTTAGCAGAAGAAATTAAAAAGTCAGTTGAAAATATTAATCAGACAATTAATGGAGTTCATAAACGAATCGATGAAACCGTTAAACTTGGAAATAAGGGTAAAGATGAAGTTGATAAAGGAGTAGTTGCAATTGATGATGTAAACAATGCACTTTTAAAAATTAATGAAAGTGTGAGTGGTGCAGTAATAAAGATAAATGGAATTAAAGATAATGCGAAATCTTCTGAAATAAATACTGAAAAAGTATTAAAAAGTGCTCAGGATATTGCAGCACTTTCAGAAGAATTTGCAGCAACTGCAGAAGAATTAACTGCATCAACTGAAGAATTATCTTCAATAATTGAGGAAATGAAACACGTATCCGAAGAAGTAGGTTCAGTTTCAAACAACATTTCTGAAAAATCAAGTCGATTTAACATTTAA